Proteins encoded by one window of Lepeophtheirus salmonis chromosome 10, UVic_Lsal_1.4, whole genome shotgun sequence:
- the LOC121125567 gene encoding uncharacterized protein, producing the protein MFHEQLIREVFKFPCLWKKNATNCRNSIFKVRTWFQISKKMGIDIQIIQKEWRNMRLMYGRELKKIQMSKSKGPPVESSWRYFKSLRFLEDQIKPLKPEINHQKNNFIESIKIDTKSLSPATAGLLVKEPMPSTSGIKSINKKSNDYLDKFNIKEIDKFIFEEFVRVLNKTKGKNKKEYKSEIYKIILVYDN; encoded by the exons ATGTTTCATGAACAATTGATTAGGGAAGTATTCAAATTTCCATGTTTATGGAAAAAGAATGCAACAAATTGtcgaaatagtatttttaaagtaaggACATGgtttcaaatttctaaaaaa ATGGGGATTGACATTcaaatcattcaaaaagaaTGGAGAAATATGAGATTGATGTATGGAAgagaattgaagaaaatacaaatgtctAAAAGTAAGGGACCTCCCGTAGAAAGTTCATGgagatattttaaatctttgagGTTTCTCGAGGATCAAATTAAACCacttaa acCTGAgataaatcatcaaaaaaataactttatcgaatcaattaaaattgatacaaaatcaTTATCACCAGCTACTGCGGGCTT attagtGAAAGAACCAATGCCTTCAACATCAggaattaaatcaataaataaaaaatcaaatgattatttagataaatttaatataaaagaaatagacaaatttatatttgaagagtTTGTGAgggttttaaataaaacaaaaggaaagaataagaaagaatataaatccgaaatttataaaataatattggtatatgataattaa